From one Flavobacterium sp. N502536 genomic stretch:
- a CDS encoding SMI1/KNR4 family protein gives MLQLEELKTKWLKENVSKSILVNDEDILAFQNNNGIVLPNDFILYLKLLNGTGGDCTNDLFEFYGLSKMQNLINEFKDWKGIPDYTIILNKLENTDKIYAFANFSFNLFVYVIKLYPEHTLNNEVFVICGGEYKKIADSFSDFISLYLNDSIELQLDNKDV, from the coding sequence ATGTTACAATTAGAAGAATTAAAAACTAAATGGTTGAAAGAAAATGTTAGTAAATCCATATTGGTCAATGATGAGGATATTTTAGCTTTTCAAAATAATAATGGCATAGTTCTGCCAAATGATTTTATTTTATATTTAAAACTCCTTAATGGAACAGGAGGAGATTGTACAAATGATTTGTTTGAATTCTATGGATTAAGTAAAATGCAAAATTTAATTAATGAATTCAAAGATTGGAAAGGAATTCCAGATTATACAATCATATTAAATAAATTAGAAAATACAGACAAGATTTATGCTTTTGCGAATTTTAGTTTTAATCTTTTTGTCTATGTAATCAAACTATATCCTGAACACACTTTAAATAATGAAGTTTTTGTCATCTGTGGAGGAGAGTATAAAAAAATTGCAGATTCTTTTTCAGATTTTATCAGTTTGTATCTGAACGATTCGATCGAACTTCAACTAGATAATAAAGATGTATGA
- a CDS encoding heavy-metal-associated domain-containing protein — protein sequence MNSITKLLMVMSLLLSVTFASAQIKNKTTEKVKISGNCSMCKKVIETAANVNKEAKVTWNETTKMATITYDAQKTNLDTILKRIADAGYDNEKFTAPNTVYDELHGCCQYDREPSDKKQNNSSSHH from the coding sequence ATGAACTCAATAACAAAATTATTGATGGTAATGTCGCTATTACTATCAGTTACTTTCGCCAGCGCTCAAATCAAAAATAAAACAACCGAAAAGGTAAAAATAAGCGGTAACTGCAGCATGTGCAAAAAAGTTATCGAAACTGCAGCAAACGTTAATAAAGAAGCAAAAGTAACCTGGAATGAAACCACTAAGATGGCTACTATTACTTATGATGCTCAGAAAACGAATCTTGATACCATTTTAAAACGTATCGCAGATGCCGGATATGATAATGAAAAATTTACGGCTCCAAATACGGTTTATGATGAACTACACGGGTGCTGTCAATACGATAGAGAACCAAGTGATAAAAAACAAAACAATTCATCATCACATCATTAA
- a CDS encoding TlpA family protein disulfide reductase, whose translation MLKIKNIITLFTLIATVSITNAQIKVGDHFPDVQLQNNKNAVVKLNSFKDKTVLVDFWASWCAPCRLANKNLVKMYNQYKGQNFEIVGISIDNDKTKWLKAIEKDKMKHQQLIDPKGFDAKTAVTFGVDALPSTFLFDASGKLIAINPTEAQIIAQIKKNNK comes from the coding sequence ATGTTGAAAATAAAAAATATAATCACCTTATTCACGCTTATTGCAACTGTTTCTATAACAAATGCACAAATAAAAGTGGGAGATCATTTTCCGGATGTTCAGCTTCAAAACAATAAGAATGCTGTAGTTAAACTAAACTCTTTTAAAGACAAAACAGTTTTAGTAGATTTCTGGGCTTCGTGGTGTGCTCCTTGTCGATTGGCCAATAAAAACTTGGTTAAAATGTACAATCAATACAAAGGTCAAAATTTTGAAATCGTAGGAATATCAATAGACAACGACAAAACAAAATGGTTAAAAGCCATTGAAAAAGATAAAATGAAGCACCAGCAATTAATTGACCCAAAAGGTTTTGATGCCAAAACAGCTGTTACTTTTGGAGTTGATGCCCTGCCTTCGACTTTTCTTTTTGATGCATCAGGAAAACTGATTGCCATAAATCCAACAGAAGCTCAAATAATTGCTCAAATTAAAAAAAACAACAAATAA
- a CDS encoding heavy-metal-associated domain-containing protein, producing MKTLHIKFIALTLTFLLAGVKSYSQITKAEIMATGLTCSMCSNAINKQLKSFTEVDSIGTDLNTNTFTVYFKKDNSLEPKVLKKAVEKAGFFVGSMVLTAKFHVDKIEDNTTLKVDDATYTFIDIKKPVAHAEAKYRVLDKGFVTQKEYKKLLKSYSKYPDYATENENDYYLKAL from the coding sequence ATGAAAACCTTACATATAAAATTCATAGCCCTTACCCTAACCTTCTTATTAGCAGGTGTAAAATCATATTCTCAAATTACTAAAGCCGAAATAATGGCAACAGGATTAACCTGTTCTATGTGTTCAAACGCTATAAATAAACAATTAAAATCATTTACAGAAGTAGATAGTATCGGCACTGATTTAAACACCAATACGTTTACTGTTTATTTCAAAAAAGACAATTCATTAGAGCCAAAAGTTTTGAAAAAAGCAGTTGAAAAAGCTGGGTTCTTTGTAGGTTCTATGGTTTTAACGGCAAAGTTTCATGTAGATAAAATTGAAGATAATACAACCCTCAAAGTCGATGACGCTACTTATACTTTTATCGATATTAAAAAACCTGTAGCACATGCAGAAGCCAAATACAGAGTTTTAGACAAAGGTTTTGTGACTCAAAAAGAGTATAAAAAACTCCTAAAATCGTACTCAAAATATCCTGATTACGCCACAGAAAATGAGAATGATTATTATTTAAAAGCACTTTAA
- a CDS encoding protein-disulfide reductase DsbD family protein → MKKILYLLFLFLAFAKVQAQIINPVKWEASIEKKSDSDYQLSFKGAIEKDWHVYSQFTPEDGPLPAEFLFHDSKNNYKLVGKATESETKREFNEIFGVDEIFFSDKAVFTQVIKQTNPEKEVIQVELSYQVCKENCISETKYFEFNLKTLEAKEIQAADITNEKTVKTAANTVIEKQPESEKSDSSLYMIFFIAFLSGFAALLTPCVFPMIPMTVSFFTKQSKTKAKGIKNAIIYGISIILIYVFLGTVITLIFGADALNALSTNVWFNVIFFVLLVVFASSFLGAFEIMLPNSWANKVDRQADKGGIIGIVFMALALAIVSFSCTGPIIGTLLVEAASKGGIAPIVGMLGFSSALALPFMLFAMFPGWLNTLPKSGGWLNTVKVFLGFIELALAFKFLSNADLVLQLHWFEREIFLAIWIAIFGTLAFYLFGKITLPHDSPTSSISVGRLGIGLIVLTFTIYLIPGLWGAPLKLISGFPPPMTYSESPYGVGGSNKNTASSAKALPDGAHKGPHDIMAFTDYEKGLAYAKSVNKPILLDFTGFACVNCRKMEDYVWSDPRILSILNNEVVLISLYVDDKRELPLEEQYVSKETGKKIKSIGNKWSDFQITRYKANAQPYYILLDTNEQSLSKPTGYTPEITEYEQWLKSGIAQFQK, encoded by the coding sequence ATGAAGAAAATACTTTATCTATTATTCCTGTTTCTGGCTTTTGCTAAAGTACAGGCACAGATTATAAATCCTGTGAAATGGGAGGCTTCGATCGAGAAAAAATCCGATTCAGACTATCAGCTTTCTTTTAAAGGAGCTATTGAAAAAGACTGGCATGTGTATTCACAATTCACTCCTGAAGATGGCCCCCTTCCGGCCGAATTCCTATTTCATGATAGTAAAAACAATTATAAACTTGTTGGAAAAGCAACTGAGAGCGAAACCAAGCGAGAGTTCAACGAAATCTTTGGCGTCGATGAAATCTTCTTTTCCGACAAAGCTGTTTTTACACAAGTAATCAAACAAACCAATCCTGAAAAAGAAGTGATACAAGTGGAACTTTCTTATCAGGTTTGCAAAGAAAATTGTATCAGTGAAACGAAATACTTTGAGTTTAATCTCAAGACACTTGAAGCAAAAGAAATACAGGCCGCGGATATTACAAACGAAAAAACGGTTAAAACAGCTGCAAATACTGTCATAGAAAAGCAACCGGAATCTGAAAAATCGGATTCCAGTTTGTATATGATATTCTTTATTGCGTTCTTATCCGGTTTTGCCGCCTTGCTTACACCTTGCGTATTTCCAATGATACCAATGACAGTAAGTTTCTTTACCAAACAAAGTAAAACCAAAGCCAAAGGAATTAAAAATGCCATTATTTACGGCATTTCGATTATCCTGATTTATGTGTTTCTAGGGACAGTAATCACGCTAATTTTTGGTGCCGATGCTCTAAATGCATTATCAACCAATGTATGGTTTAATGTTATCTTTTTTGTGTTATTGGTCGTGTTTGCTTCGTCATTTTTAGGCGCTTTCGAAATCATGTTACCCAATTCATGGGCAAATAAAGTCGATCGTCAGGCAGATAAAGGAGGAATCATAGGCATCGTGTTTATGGCACTGGCTTTGGCAATCGTTTCCTTTTCCTGCACAGGACCAATCATTGGAACCTTATTGGTTGAAGCAGCTTCTAAAGGCGGAATCGCACCCATAGTGGGAATGTTAGGTTTTTCATCTGCTTTAGCGTTACCATTTATGCTGTTTGCCATGTTCCCGGGCTGGTTAAATACATTGCCAAAATCGGGTGGGTGGCTTAATACTGTAAAAGTGTTTCTGGGTTTTATCGAATTGGCTTTGGCGTTTAAATTCTTATCCAATGCCGATTTAGTATTACAGCTACATTGGTTTGAAAGAGAAATTTTCTTAGCCATTTGGATCGCAATATTTGGTACTTTGGCGTTTTACTTGTTTGGAAAAATAACCTTGCCACATGATTCTCCAACATCATCGATTTCGGTAGGCCGTTTAGGAATTGGATTAATCGTATTGACATTTACAATTTATCTGATTCCGGGGTTGTGGGGTGCTCCTTTAAAATTAATTAGCGGATTCCCTCCTCCAATGACCTACAGCGAATCTCCATATGGTGTAGGCGGCTCTAACAAAAATACTGCTTCCTCAGCGAAAGCTTTACCAGACGGAGCGCATAAAGGTCCGCATGACATCATGGCTTTTACAGATTACGAAAAAGGACTGGCTTACGCCAAAAGTGTAAACAAACCTATTCTTTTAGATTTTACAGGATTTGCCTGTGTAAATTGCCGAAAAATGGAAGATTATGTCTGGTCGGATCCTCGTATTTTGTCCATTTTAAACAATGAAGTGGTCTTAATTTCTTTATATGTTGATGACAAAAGAGAATTGCCATTGGAAGAACAATATGTATCTAAAGAAACAGGCAAAAAAATAAAATCCATTGGAAATAAATGGAGTGATTTTCAAATTACCCGTTACAAAGCAAATGCGCAGCCTTATTATATTTTATTAGACACTAATGAGCAAAGCCTGAGCAAACCTACAGGATATACCCCTGAAATCACCGAATATGAGCAATGGCTGAAATCTGGTATTGCACAGTTTCAAAAATAA
- a CDS encoding HesA/MoeB/ThiF family protein — protein sequence MEQRHIRNRLYISPEEQELIKNTPILLGGAGIGSAIAECLLRLGFETMTIIDGDVVELSNLNRQNYTENNISQPKVEALKERLLAINSQAKITIHNCFLTPENVENYITDHKIAINALDFTSDVPLLFDSICQQKNIPILHPYNLGWGALVLVISEDEGLEVLKKPNEKFSEVNVVDYVLEYMRYWENPQKWLEEILDKYKKENKNLSPPQLPIASWLVAGMCTQIAFDIATNTPVKTFPEFYLTSLK from the coding sequence ATGGAACAAAGGCATATCAGAAATAGACTTTATATTAGCCCGGAAGAACAAGAATTAATAAAAAATACTCCGATATTATTAGGCGGAGCAGGAATCGGAAGTGCTATAGCCGAATGTCTATTGCGATTAGGTTTTGAAACCATGACGATAATCGATGGTGATGTTGTCGAATTATCCAATTTAAACCGACAAAATTATACCGAAAATAATATTTCACAACCAAAAGTAGAGGCACTTAAAGAAAGATTATTAGCTATCAATAGCCAGGCAAAAATCACGATACACAATTGCTTTTTAACTCCCGAGAATGTTGAAAATTACATAACCGATCATAAAATTGCGATCAACGCCCTGGATTTTACTTCGGATGTTCCGCTTTTATTCGACTCGATTTGTCAGCAGAAAAACATTCCGATTTTGCATCCCTACAACCTCGGATGGGGTGCATTGGTATTAGTCATTTCAGAGGATGAAGGCCTTGAAGTTTTAAAAAAGCCAAATGAAAAATTTAGCGAAGTCAATGTAGTTGACTATGTTTTAGAATACATGAGATACTGGGAAAACCCACAAAAGTGGCTCGAAGAAATTCTGGATAAATACAAAAAGGAAAACAAAAATCTGTCTCCTCCCCAACTCCCTATTGCATCGTGGCTCGTAGCAGGAATGTGCACCCAAATTGCATTTGACATTGCCACCAACACCCCCGTAAAAACATTTCCGGAGTTTTATTTGACAAGTCTCAAGTAG